Proteins found in one Triticum urartu cultivar G1812 chromosome 4, Tu2.1, whole genome shotgun sequence genomic segment:
- the LOC125550685 gene encoding uncharacterized protein LOC125550685, translated as MSSSVGMEKATNKSAKKAAKKADKTDKAIWDAYHTRAFCELCAREVEAGNRPGAFLSPRGYKNLGESWLQITKKSYVRMQFKNRWENLKTMYYQWKQLQIDASGLGWNAKLGTIDADTDWWNTHLIKNPEHAKYRNGGPPNLAEMDLMFDDRHVTGAESAIPGEIPLDKEDVSDDTDSAEDDDEVIKAKPKKQRKTKSCKDDFSAQDEKNPFVRMYKKASDVICVTAESIKEASSSSMARPPPPLVAPPPTPVGPSMNEAMEMVRECGVEEGNPLFFSSSMLFMKAEYREMFASVQTKEGRFDWLERAHDYAM; from the exons ATGTCGTCGTCAGTTGGG ATGGAGAAGGCAACGAATAAGTCAGCGAAGAAGGCAGCGAAGAAGGCAGACAAGACAGACAAGGCAATTTGGGATGCATACCATACTAGGGCATTTTGCGAGTTATGTGCGAGGGAAGTTGAAGCAGGCAATAGGCCGGGGGCGTTCTTGAGTCCTAGAGGATATAAGAATTTAGGGGAGAGTTGGTTGCAGATAACTAAGAAAAGTTATGTGAGGATGCAATTCAAGAATAGATGGGAAAATCTCAAAACTATGTATTATCAATGGAAACAACTGCAAATTGACGCATCTGGACTTGGATGGAATGCTAAGCTAGGAACCATTGATGCTGATACTGATTGGTGGAACACTCACCTAATA AAAAACCCGGAGCATGCAAAGTATAGGAATGGAGGACCACCCAACTTGGCTGAAATGGACCTCATGTTTGATGACCGTCATGTCACCGGTGCCGAGTCAGCTATCCCCGGTGAGATACCATTGGACAAGGAGGATGTTAGTGATGACACTGATAGTGCAGAGGATGATGATGAAGTCATCAAAGCAAAACCAAAGAAGCAGCGAAAGACCAAGTCCTGTAAAGATGATTTTTCTGCTCAAGATGAGAAGAACCCATTTGTTCGGATGTACAAGAAGGCTAGTGATGTGATATGTGTAACGGCTGAAAGTATAAAAGAAGCATCTAGCTCCAGCATGGCTCGTCCTCCCCCTCCTCTGGTTGCTCCTCCCCCTACTCCGGTTGGCCCTAGTATGAATGAGGCAATGGAGATGGTTCGTGAATGTGGAGTTGAGGAAGGAAACCCTCTCTTTTTCTCTTCGAGCATGCTATTTATGAAGGCTGAGTATAGAGAAATGTTTGCATCGGTTCAGACCAAGGAAGGAAGGTTTGATTGGCTCGAGAGAGCGCATGATTATGCTATGTAA